Proteins from a single region of Phyllobacterium sp. T1293:
- a CDS encoding alpha/beta fold hydrolase has product MIRHSISLAVAGFILSSAGSLSVASAADVKNIVIVHGAFVDGAGWRPVSDILTKQGYKVTIAQQSLISPTDDIAATKRILDLQDGSSILVGHSAGGMIISEAGKADNVAGLVYIAAFQPEKGESIVKLATSDHSHAKKESKVKTLKDGYSYIEPDAFAETFAADLPKETTDFLAHSQVFASKAIFSTEAGEPAWKTKKSWALVATDDKSISPELERSMAKRAGSTVVEVKASHAVYASQPQDVAKLIAEAAQTVSK; this is encoded by the coding sequence ATGATCAGACATTCCATCTCTCTTGCCGTCGCGGGCTTCATCTTGTCGTCTGCTGGTTCACTGTCGGTAGCTTCGGCAGCCGATGTCAAAAACATTGTCATTGTTCATGGCGCTTTCGTTGACGGCGCAGGCTGGCGACCGGTTTCCGACATTCTGACAAAGCAGGGATACAAAGTAACGATCGCTCAACAATCGCTGATATCCCCTACTGATGACATTGCCGCTACCAAACGTATCCTCGACCTTCAGGACGGCTCGAGTATTCTGGTTGGCCATAGCGCAGGTGGTATGATCATCAGTGAAGCTGGAAAAGCCGATAATGTTGCGGGTCTGGTCTACATCGCTGCGTTTCAGCCGGAGAAGGGCGAAAGCATTGTGAAACTCGCGACCAGCGATCATTCTCATGCCAAGAAGGAGAGCAAGGTCAAGACATTGAAGGATGGATACTCCTATATCGAGCCGGATGCCTTCGCCGAGACCTTTGCGGCGGATCTGCCGAAGGAGACGACTGATTTTCTCGCACATTCGCAGGTCTTTGCTTCCAAAGCCATATTCAGCACAGAAGCGGGCGAACCGGCATGGAAGACCAAAAAGAGCTGGGCATTGGTTGCCACCGACGACAAGTCGATCAGTCCCGAACTTGAGCGCAGTATGGCCAAGCGGGCGGGCAGCACAGTGGTTGAAGTAAAGGCAAGCCATGCTGTTTACGCATCGCAACCACAGGATGTTGCAAAGCTGATCGCGGAAGCAGCCCAAACGGTCTCAAAATAA
- a CDS encoding response regulator, giving the protein MDHIDHILIVDDDREIRELVSGYLKKNGLRVTVAADGRHMRSFLETDSVDLIVLDVMMPGDDGLVLCRELRAGKHKAIPVLMLTARTDETDRIVGLEMGADDYLAKPFSARELLARIKAVLRRTRMLPPNLQVTEVGQLLSFGEWQLDTTGRHLLDRNGTAVALSGAEYRLLRVFMDHPQRVLNRDQLLNLTQGREAELFDRSIDLLVSRLRQRLCDDPRDSSYIKTVRSEGYVFSMPVEISEIRQ; this is encoded by the coding sequence ATGGACCATATCGACCACATTCTGATCGTGGATGATGACCGCGAAATCCGGGAACTGGTTTCCGGTTATCTGAAGAAGAATGGCTTGCGCGTTACTGTTGCGGCAGACGGGCGGCACATGCGGTCGTTTCTTGAAACAGATTCTGTTGATCTCATTGTGCTCGATGTCATGATGCCGGGCGATGACGGTCTCGTTCTTTGCCGCGAATTGCGGGCCGGCAAGCACAAGGCGATTCCAGTCCTCATGCTGACGGCACGAACCGACGAAACAGATCGGATTGTCGGCCTTGAGATGGGAGCCGATGACTATCTGGCGAAGCCATTTTCCGCCCGCGAGTTATTGGCGCGGATCAAGGCCGTTTTGCGCCGCACGCGCATGCTTCCTCCCAATCTTCAGGTGACGGAAGTCGGGCAGTTATTAAGTTTCGGCGAATGGCAACTGGACACCACAGGCCGCCATCTGCTTGACCGCAATGGTACGGCAGTAGCACTCAGTGGCGCTGAATATCGCCTGCTTCGCGTTTTCATGGACCACCCGCAACGCGTTCTCAATCGCGATCAATTGCTCAATCTCACACAAGGGCGGGAGGCCGAACTTTTCGACCGGTCGATTGACTTGCTGGTGAGCCGGCTTCGCCAGCGCCTGTGCGATGATCCTCGCGACTCTTCTTATATCAAGACGGTTCGCAGCGAGGGTTATGTCTTTTCCATGCCGGTTGAAATTTCCGAGATCCGCCAATGA
- a CDS encoding sensor histidine kinase has product MKGLSAVRSFRPWPRTLGSRLFLLFLAGLTIAYGLAFAVLFMERYMTAKMVMFNNFEQDIATSVAILDRLPADERAGWLDQLDRGTSRYMLGTGLAGVPISTDAGREIAGKINEAVGKRFPLTIESIPGDRKRLQGHVTLSDGAPLTIDVNPAVMPLAEWLPYVLVTQLVLLILCSWLAVRQAIRPLVNLANAADALDPNKNAPRLSETGPSEVAYAAAAFNAMRDRIAHYLQERVQILAAISHDLQTPITRMKLRAEFAEESVEKEKLVQDLAEIERLVHEGIAYARSAHGNTEKPSRIDVGSFMESLVYDYQDTGKAATLSGSIEAAIVTRPHALRRILTNLVDNALKFGGSAEVNLERDTHGAVIIKVLDRGPGIPEDELEAVLQPFYRLEQSRNRGTGGTGLGLSIAQQLTLAIDGILNLKNRPGGGLAAEIYLPQPIHTKE; this is encoded by the coding sequence ATGAAAGGCTTGAGTGCAGTTCGATCTTTCCGGCCTTGGCCCCGCACATTGGGATCGCGGCTCTTTCTGCTTTTTCTGGCCGGTTTGACAATTGCCTACGGCCTGGCATTCGCTGTCCTGTTTATGGAGCGGTACATGACGGCCAAGATGGTGATGTTCAATAATTTCGAACAGGATATTGCAACATCCGTCGCCATACTGGATCGCTTGCCAGCAGACGAGAGAGCCGGATGGCTGGATCAGCTCGACCGCGGGACGTCCCGATACATGCTTGGCACTGGCTTGGCAGGTGTTCCCATTTCCACGGATGCGGGACGGGAGATTGCAGGGAAAATCAATGAGGCCGTGGGGAAACGTTTTCCTCTCACCATCGAATCCATTCCCGGGGATCGAAAGCGCCTCCAAGGCCATGTGACCCTTAGTGATGGTGCCCCACTCACGATCGACGTAAATCCGGCGGTCATGCCACTGGCCGAATGGCTGCCTTACGTCCTTGTCACCCAACTTGTTCTGCTTATTCTTTGCAGTTGGCTTGCGGTTCGACAAGCGATCCGGCCTCTGGTGAATCTTGCCAATGCCGCCGATGCCCTTGATCCGAACAAGAATGCTCCGCGCTTGAGTGAAACAGGACCAAGCGAAGTCGCCTATGCGGCGGCGGCCTTTAACGCGATGCGTGATCGCATCGCACATTATCTGCAAGAGCGAGTCCAAATCCTTGCAGCGATCTCACACGATCTGCAAACACCGATCACGCGCATGAAACTGCGCGCTGAATTTGCTGAAGAGTCCGTTGAAAAGGAAAAACTGGTACAGGATTTGGCCGAGATCGAACGTCTCGTACATGAGGGGATAGCCTATGCGCGCAGCGCGCATGGCAATACCGAAAAGCCATCGCGCATTGACGTCGGATCATTCATGGAAAGTCTGGTCTATGACTATCAGGACACGGGCAAAGCTGCGACACTCAGTGGAAGCATTGAAGCGGCAATCGTGACACGGCCGCACGCTCTGCGTCGTATCCTTACAAACCTTGTCGATAACGCTCTGAAATTCGGCGGAAGCGCTGAAGTTAATCTGGAAAGAGATACCCATGGAGCCGTTATCATAAAGGTGCTGGATCGCGGCCCCGGCATTCCTGAAGATGAGCTTGAAGCAGTCCTCCAGCCATTCTATCGCCTCGAACAATCCCGCAATCGTGGAACAGGCGGCACCGGGCTCGGATTGTCAATCGCCCAGCAATTGACGCTCGCAATTGATGGAATCCTTAATCTGAAGAACCGACCCGGTGGCGGCTTGGCGGCAGAAATATACCTGCCCCAACCCATCCACACAAAAGAATAG
- a CDS encoding epoxide hydrolase family protein: MPPLLPSTTRRSFLATSATALIVGATASGAFGLLPGQLASAAENTAIRPFLVNVPEADLVDLRKRVLATRWPAKETVDDQSQGVQLAKLKEIVHYWGTDYDWRKVEKKLNALPMFVTEIDGLNIQFIHVRSKHSNALPVIITHGWPGSILELLKVIDPLTNPTAHGGSADDAFDVVIPSMPGYGFSDQPTETGWNADRIGLAWDVLMKRLGYKRYVSQGGDWGSVVSDKMARQAPEGLLGIHVNMPATVPADVAKAMSDGDPAPTGLTDVEKAAYESLSTFFSKNGAYGVMMTTRPQTVGYGLSDSPVGLAAWMYDKFAQWTYSGGDPEKSLTKDEMLDDITLYWLTNSAISSAQLYWENNANNFNAVDISIPAAVTVFPGEIYRAPRSWAEKSYHKLIYFNEVDKGGHFAAWEEPELFSAELRAAFRSLR, from the coding sequence ATGCCTCCCTTATTACCATCCACAACAAGGCGCAGCTTTCTTGCCACATCAGCAACAGCGCTGATTGTCGGTGCGACAGCCTCTGGTGCCTTCGGCCTGCTGCCCGGACAACTCGCTTCTGCCGCTGAAAACACGGCAATCCGCCCTTTCCTGGTAAACGTTCCTGAAGCGGATCTGGTTGACCTTCGCAAACGGGTTCTCGCCACGCGTTGGCCCGCCAAGGAAACTGTCGATGATCAGTCGCAAGGTGTCCAGCTGGCCAAGCTCAAGGAAATCGTCCACTACTGGGGAACAGATTACGACTGGCGCAAAGTGGAGAAGAAACTCAATGCTTTGCCGATGTTCGTGACAGAAATCGACGGGCTTAATATCCAATTCATCCATGTCCGCTCGAAACATTCAAATGCGCTGCCTGTCATCATTACCCACGGCTGGCCCGGTTCAATTCTGGAATTGTTGAAGGTGATTGATCCTCTTACCAATCCAACAGCCCATGGCGGAAGTGCCGATGACGCCTTTGACGTTGTGATACCTTCGATGCCCGGCTACGGCTTCTCGGACCAACCCACCGAAACAGGCTGGAATGCCGATCGTATCGGGCTCGCATGGGACGTACTGATGAAGCGTCTCGGATATAAACGCTATGTCTCGCAGGGCGGCGACTGGGGCTCGGTTGTCTCAGACAAGATGGCGCGTCAAGCGCCCGAAGGACTGCTCGGTATTCACGTCAATATGCCAGCAACAGTTCCAGCAGATGTCGCCAAAGCCATGAGTGATGGTGATCCCGCACCAACAGGACTTACCGACGTCGAGAAGGCAGCTTATGAATCGTTAAGTACGTTCTTCTCCAAGAACGGTGCCTATGGCGTCATGATGACCACGCGACCGCAGACCGTTGGCTACGGACTATCGGACTCGCCGGTTGGCCTTGCTGCCTGGATGTACGACAAATTTGCTCAGTGGACCTATAGCGGTGGTGATCCGGAGAAATCGTTGACCAAGGACGAGATGCTTGATGACATCACGCTCTATTGGCTCACGAACAGCGCGATCTCATCAGCCCAGCTCTATTGGGAGAACAACGCCAACAATTTCAACGCGGTGGATATCTCCATACCAGCTGCGGTGACTGTCTTCCCTGGCGAAATCTATCGTGCTCCACGCAGTTGGGCGGAGAAGAGCTATCACAAGCTCATTTACTTTAACGAAGTAGACAAGGGTGGTCACTTCGCCGCGTGGGAAGAGCCCGAACTTTTCAGCGCCGAGCTTCGTGCAGCGTTCCGCTCGCTGCGATAA
- a CDS encoding DUF2076 domain-containing protein, whose product MNADEQKLLSGLFDRTKQAAGTPRDPDAERFILEQVKSQPSAPYLLAQAVIVQEQALNACHERIQLLEAQVNDLQNAQPVQQQSGGLFGSIFGNTSAGQPPQPASSRSNGPWGAAPTPQDGYVSQGQTQQAGRWSVPQQPQSQGGGFLQGALSTAAGVAGGALLFEGVKNMIGGNSMFGGSNIGAGTTPPAGSGETVINNYYNDDNNNGTQLSDAEQDRLDDAADDSFDNDTDDDNLA is encoded by the coding sequence ATGAATGCCGATGAACAGAAACTTCTCAGTGGCCTCTTCGATCGTACAAAGCAAGCAGCAGGTACTCCAAGAGATCCCGACGCTGAGCGCTTTATTTTGGAGCAGGTCAAAAGCCAGCCTTCTGCTCCCTATCTTTTGGCTCAGGCCGTGATCGTGCAGGAACAGGCGCTGAATGCGTGCCATGAGCGCATTCAGCTATTGGAAGCGCAGGTGAACGACTTGCAGAATGCGCAGCCTGTGCAACAGCAATCCGGTGGTTTGTTCGGATCGATCTTTGGCAATACGTCGGCAGGACAACCTCCTCAACCCGCCTCAAGCCGTTCAAATGGGCCGTGGGGTGCGGCGCCCACACCTCAGGACGGATATGTGTCCCAAGGCCAAACCCAGCAGGCCGGACGGTGGTCTGTGCCACAACAACCACAATCTCAAGGGGGTGGCTTTCTGCAAGGCGCGCTGAGCACTGCGGCAGGCGTAGCAGGTGGTGCGCTCCTCTTCGAAGGCGTCAAGAACATGATAGGTGGCAACTCAATGTTCGGTGGTTCGAATATCGGTGCCGGAACCACACCGCCAGCCGGTTCCGGCGAGACTGTCATCAACAACTATTACAACGATGACAATAACAATGGCACGCAACTCAGCGACGCCGAACAAGACCGTTTGGACGATGCTGCCGATGACTCATTTGATAACGATACGGATGATGACAATTTAGCATAG
- the rsgA gene encoding ribosome small subunit-dependent GTPase A has protein sequence MNDHSPALARLGWSEFFSDQLESADAALVPMRISTVHRARLAAISPIGHVKLILSAQVNTGDFAVGDWVLVDPQTHELRRLLARKTLLMRRRAGHGATQLAAANVDTLFIVTSCNADFNSARLERYLALANETGTNPVIVLTKADTAPDAKEYERQAAALQRGLIVVVLNARSADAATALSPWCGTGQTVALVGSSGVGKSTLVNTLAGSEQELPQLTGGIREQDAKGRHTTTSRSLHAISGGGWVIDTPGIRTLHVSDVGHGIETLFAEITELAPLCRFRDCTHAHEPGCAVLAAVAAGSLDPERLARWRKLQAENHENTPAQSRPRSGNSIPNRRKK, from the coding sequence GTGAACGATCACTCTCCCGCTCTTGCTCGTCTGGGATGGTCTGAATTTTTCAGCGATCAGCTTGAATCCGCAGATGCCGCTCTTGTTCCAATGCGCATCTCTACGGTTCATCGCGCCCGCTTGGCCGCAATTTCCCCAATCGGACATGTCAAATTGATACTTTCGGCGCAGGTCAACACCGGCGATTTTGCAGTGGGTGATTGGGTGCTGGTTGATCCACAAACGCACGAGTTGCGCCGCCTTCTCGCTCGAAAAACCCTGCTGATGCGTCGTAGAGCGGGGCATGGAGCGACCCAGCTTGCTGCGGCCAATGTCGATACGCTATTCATCGTCACGTCCTGCAATGCTGATTTTAATTCTGCAAGGTTGGAGCGTTATCTGGCCCTTGCAAACGAAACCGGAACCAATCCGGTGATTGTCTTGACCAAGGCTGATACCGCCCCGGATGCCAAGGAGTATGAACGTCAGGCCGCTGCGTTGCAGCGCGGATTAATTGTGGTTGTACTCAATGCCCGTTCTGCCGATGCCGCAACGGCATTATCGCCTTGGTGCGGGACGGGGCAAACAGTGGCGCTGGTTGGTTCATCCGGTGTCGGCAAATCGACGCTGGTCAATACGCTTGCAGGTTCCGAGCAGGAATTGCCTCAACTGACAGGTGGTATCCGTGAGCAAGATGCCAAAGGTCGTCACACCACCACTTCACGTTCACTGCATGCCATTTCCGGCGGCGGCTGGGTAATCGATACGCCGGGAATCCGTACCTTGCATGTCAGTGATGTCGGGCATGGTATTGAGACGCTCTTTGCTGAAATCACGGAGCTTGCGCCCCTTTGCAGGTTTCGCGATTGCACCCATGCTCATGAACCGGGCTGCGCCGTGCTGGCAGCAGTGGCTGCAGGTTCGCTGGACCCTGAACGGCTGGCCCGCTGGCGAAAATTGCAGGCGGAAAATCACGAAAACACACCAGCGCAAAGCCGTCCGCGAAGTGGCAACTCGATACCCAATCGCAGGAAAAAATAA
- the fdhA gene encoding formaldehyde dehydrogenase, glutathione-independent, which translates to MSKNRGVVYVGPGKVEVQDIFDPKLEAPDGRRIEHAVVLKVISTNICGSDQHMVRGRTTAEPGLVLGHEITGEIIEKGRDVEMLCVGDIVSVPFNVACGRCRTCKSQDTGVCLTVNPARAGGAYGYVDMGGWIGGQARYVTVPYADFNLLKIPDRDRAMAKMRDLTMLSDILPTGFHGAVKAGVGVGSVVYVAGAGPVGLAAAASARILGAAVVMIGDFNKERLAHAAKVGFEPIDLSASDRLGDMIAQVTGSNEVDSAIDAVGFEARGHSGGEQPAVVLNQMMEITRAAGSIGIPGLYVTEDPGAVDNAAKQGNLSLRFGLGWAKAQSFHTGQTPVLKYNRQLMQAILYDRLPIADIVNARIISLEDAAQGYESFDKGAAQKFVLDPHGELAKAA; encoded by the coding sequence ATGAGCAAGAACAGAGGCGTCGTCTATGTGGGGCCGGGTAAGGTCGAAGTACAGGACATCTTTGATCCAAAACTTGAAGCGCCAGATGGTCGCCGAATTGAACATGCGGTTGTTCTCAAGGTTATCTCTACGAACATTTGCGGATCAGATCAGCATATGGTGCGTGGTCGTACCACTGCAGAGCCGGGGCTTGTTCTTGGGCATGAAATCACTGGTGAGATCATTGAAAAGGGCCGCGATGTCGAAATGCTGTGTGTCGGAGATATTGTTTCCGTCCCATTCAACGTGGCATGCGGGCGCTGCCGCACATGCAAGTCTCAAGACACAGGTGTTTGCCTGACAGTCAATCCTGCACGCGCAGGCGGTGCCTATGGTTATGTGGATATGGGTGGTTGGATCGGTGGTCAGGCACGTTATGTGACAGTGCCTTATGCGGACTTTAACCTTCTGAAAATTCCTGATCGTGATCGCGCGATGGCTAAGATGCGGGATCTCACGATGCTTTCCGATATTTTGCCGACGGGATTTCATGGAGCGGTGAAAGCGGGCGTGGGTGTCGGCTCGGTTGTCTATGTTGCCGGAGCCGGACCCGTTGGGCTGGCTGCCGCAGCGTCAGCCCGCATTCTCGGTGCTGCCGTGGTGATGATTGGTGACTTCAATAAGGAGCGCCTTGCACATGCTGCAAAGGTTGGGTTTGAACCGATTGATCTGTCCGCCAGCGACCGTCTTGGTGATATGATCGCGCAGGTGACGGGTAGCAACGAAGTTGACAGTGCCATTGACGCTGTGGGTTTCGAGGCACGCGGTCACAGTGGCGGCGAACAGCCAGCCGTTGTGTTGAACCAGATGATGGAGATCACGCGCGCCGCCGGGTCCATTGGTATTCCCGGTCTTTATGTTACTGAAGATCCGGGTGCTGTCGACAACGCAGCCAAGCAAGGCAACCTGTCTTTGCGTTTTGGCCTCGGTTGGGCAAAGGCACAATCGTTCCATACGGGTCAAACGCCAGTGCTTAAATACAACAGGCAACTCATGCAGGCGATCCTTTATGATCGGTTGCCAATTGCCGATATCGTCAATGCCAGAATTATATCGCTTGAGGATGCGGCCCAAGGCTATGAGAGCTTCGACAAGGGGGCGGCGCAGAAATTTGTGCTTGATCCGCATGGCGAGCTTGCCAAGGCTGCATAA
- a CDS encoding 2-dehydropantoate 2-reductase: MKICIYGAGAIGGYMAVMLKRGGADVSLVARGAHLDAIRKNGIKLLVDGDEIVECMPATSNAHELGHQDYVIVTLKAHQAWQSVEDMVPLLGKKTAVVTAQNGLPWWYFHGLGPSVANLRLQSVDPDNRQWNTIGPQRVIGATVYPATEIVEPGVIKHIYGNQFGLGEPDRSNSERVHQLAAAMDAGGLKTRFYEDIRDDIWIKLWGNLCFNPISALTGATLDIVATEPGTRNLARNMMLEAQAIGKKFGATFRVDVERRIDGAAGVGAHRTSMLQDVDKGRAIELDALLTSVQEMGRLSKVETPFIDSVLALAQQMGRVKGLYPTFPEAVPVRPAMAS; encoded by the coding sequence ATGAAAATCTGTATTTATGGTGCCGGCGCGATCGGCGGTTATATGGCGGTCATGCTCAAGCGCGGGGGCGCTGACGTCTCCCTTGTCGCCAGAGGCGCTCACCTCGACGCAATCAGGAAAAATGGCATCAAGCTGCTTGTAGACGGGGACGAAATCGTCGAATGCATGCCGGCTACCAGCAATGCACATGAATTAGGGCATCAGGATTATGTGATCGTCACGCTGAAAGCACATCAGGCATGGCAATCGGTTGAGGACATGGTGCCGCTTCTGGGCAAAAAGACTGCTGTGGTAACAGCCCAAAACGGGCTTCCCTGGTGGTATTTCCATGGCCTAGGGCCGAGCGTGGCCAACCTCCGGCTGCAGAGTGTTGATCCTGACAATCGCCAGTGGAATACGATCGGACCCCAGCGGGTTATCGGAGCCACGGTCTATCCCGCTACTGAAATCGTTGAGCCCGGCGTGATCAAGCACATTTACGGCAATCAGTTTGGTCTCGGTGAGCCCGATCGCAGCAACAGTGAACGCGTCCACCAACTGGCGGCCGCGATGGATGCGGGCGGCTTAAAGACCCGCTTCTATGAGGACATCCGCGACGATATCTGGATCAAGCTTTGGGGCAATCTCTGTTTCAATCCGATTTCAGCATTGACGGGCGCAACGCTTGACATCGTGGCGACAGAACCGGGCACCCGCAATCTTGCACGCAATATGATGCTTGAAGCACAGGCCATCGGCAAGAAATTCGGGGCGACCTTCCGCGTGGACGTGGAGCGGCGCATCGATGGCGCGGCTGGTGTCGGCGCGCATCGTACATCCATGTTGCAGGACGTTGACAAGGGCCGGGCCATCGAACTCGATGCGCTCCTGACATCCGTGCAGGAAATGGGCCGACTTTCCAAAGTGGAAACACCTTTCATAGACAGCGTGTTGGCGCTTGCGCAGCAAATGGGACGTGTGAAGGGCCTTTACCCGACGTTCCCCGAAGCGGTGCCGGTCAGGCCAGCCATGGCATCTTGA
- a CDS encoding fumarylacetoacetate hydrolase family protein — MVQWTRFDDGGVERFGLLLGNEIAVYQGNMFEKPTATGMRRAVASVRLLAPCSPSKIIALWNNFHQLAAKLDVAVPNEPLYLFKATSCVAHPDAIVTRPSSYSEAVAYEGELGIVIGKRCTDASEEEAAAAIFGYTCVNDLTASNIIARDKTFAQWARAKSFDGFGPFGPVISTDLDPAKLHVKTVLNGVERQNYPLSDMIFPPARLVSALSKDMTLEPGDLICCGTSLGVGSIKDPSNIVSVTIDGIGTLSNTFVQ, encoded by the coding sequence ATGGTTCAGTGGACGCGATTTGACGATGGCGGTGTGGAGCGGTTCGGCCTGTTACTAGGCAATGAGATCGCCGTATATCAAGGCAACATGTTCGAAAAACCGACGGCTACGGGGATGCGGCGTGCCGTTGCTTCGGTTCGCTTGCTGGCGCCCTGTTCACCGTCCAAGATCATTGCGCTGTGGAACAATTTCCACCAGTTGGCGGCCAAACTTGATGTAGCAGTACCCAATGAACCGCTTTATCTATTCAAGGCAACCTCGTGTGTCGCTCACCCGGACGCCATTGTTACCCGCCCTTCCTCCTATTCAGAAGCTGTGGCTTATGAGGGCGAACTCGGGATTGTGATCGGCAAACGCTGTACCGACGCTTCAGAGGAAGAAGCTGCTGCGGCAATCTTCGGCTATACATGCGTTAACGACCTGACAGCGAGCAACATCATTGCCCGCGATAAAACTTTTGCCCAATGGGCCCGAGCCAAAAGCTTTGACGGTTTCGGTCCCTTCGGACCTGTAATCAGCACCGATCTCGATCCGGCTAAACTCCATGTCAAAACTGTGCTCAATGGCGTCGAGCGCCAGAATTATCCCCTGAGCGATATGATCTTTCCACCAGCCCGGCTTGTCAGTGCGCTTTCGAAAGATATGACACTTGAGCCGGGAGATCTGATCTGCTGTGGTACATCGCTTGGCGTCGGCTCAATCAAGGACCCGTCGAACATTGTCTCGGTTACAATTGACGGAATCGGCACGCTGTCGAACACATTCGTTCAATAG
- the bhcR gene encoding HTH-type transcriptional regulator BhcR, with translation MVAVIQPAKGKRGRKAAADASPSSVQVLDRSLNLLTIIADHDGSALTELADKTGLAPSTVHRLLTSLQKHDMVSHDPETGDWSIGVGAFAIGNGFLRSRKLGPISRRFLKRLMEECGETANIGIEDDGDVVFISQVESHAPMRAFFRPGRRGPIHASGIGKAILSTWSDSEIGRTVSRKQITHFTDHTLDTLPALLKNIQEIRSRGWSIDDEEHTLGMRCIAAPIFNEHGEAVGGISISGPTVRLPRDKVDALGPVVRDTANELTRAMGGRRPEEL, from the coding sequence ATGGTGGCTGTTATCCAACCGGCAAAGGGCAAGCGAGGCCGAAAGGCCGCTGCGGATGCATCGCCATCATCGGTACAGGTCCTCGACCGGAGCCTGAATCTTTTGACGATCATTGCTGATCACGACGGCTCAGCCTTGACAGAGCTTGCCGACAAGACTGGCCTTGCGCCCTCCACTGTTCATCGCCTGCTGACCTCATTGCAAAAACACGACATGGTTTCGCATGATCCGGAAACCGGCGACTGGTCTATCGGCGTCGGCGCTTTTGCCATTGGCAATGGTTTCCTGCGATCGCGCAAACTTGGCCCAATCAGCCGCCGCTTCCTGAAACGGCTGATGGAGGAGTGCGGCGAGACCGCCAATATCGGTATCGAAGACGATGGCGATGTTGTGTTCATTTCCCAGGTCGAAAGCCACGCTCCGATGCGCGCTTTCTTTCGACCAGGGCGACGCGGGCCAATCCATGCCTCCGGCATTGGCAAGGCAATCCTGTCCACATGGTCGGACTCCGAAATTGGCCGGACCGTAAGCCGAAAGCAGATTACCCACTTTACCGATCACACGTTGGACACGCTTCCTGCACTCCTGAAAAATATTCAGGAAATACGCTCGCGCGGCTGGTCAATCGATGACGAGGAACACACGCTTGGCATGCGCTGTATTGCTGCGCCGATCTTCAACGAACATGGCGAGGCCGTCGGCGGCATATCGATTTCCGGCCCGACCGTGCGCCTGCCCCGGGACAAGGTTGATGCCTTGGGTCCAGTCGTGCGTGACACAGCAAACGAGTTGACGCGTGCCATGGGCGGACGGCGGCCGGAAGAACTCTAG
- the sucD gene encoding succinate--CoA ligase subunit alpha: MTILVDQNTRVICQGMTGWAGTHYSAAMLEYGTRIVGGVTPGKGGTYHLNLPVFNEVAEAMRETGANASMVFVPPENAAAAMIEAIEAGMPLVVALTERVPVQDMLRVRAALKQSATVLVGPNSQGVLSPGVCKIGVMATGSERKGQIGILSRSASLTSEVIAQVSAVGLGQSTTVGIGGDAIHGLSMRDCMQLFLADRDTHGVIVIGEIGGSEEQELADLLIDLKPDIPIVGLVVGRHAPTERRMGHAGAFAQSAANDAQSKINALQEAGVIIAKSPHLVGQTIREAMAVSV; the protein is encoded by the coding sequence ATGACCATTCTCGTTGACCAGAATACGCGTGTAATCTGTCAGGGCATGACCGGCTGGGCGGGGACGCACTATTCTGCGGCTATGCTCGAATATGGAACCCGGATTGTTGGTGGCGTCACACCCGGCAAGGGTGGGACCTATCATCTGAATCTTCCCGTCTTTAACGAAGTTGCCGAGGCGATGCGAGAAACCGGCGCAAATGCCAGCATGGTTTTTGTACCGCCGGAGAACGCTGCCGCCGCGATGATCGAGGCAATTGAAGCCGGTATGCCGCTGGTCGTTGCCCTGACCGAGCGGGTGCCGGTGCAGGATATGTTGCGCGTGCGTGCAGCTTTGAAGCAAAGTGCGACGGTTCTTGTCGGACCAAATTCTCAAGGTGTTCTTTCGCCGGGCGTTTGCAAGATTGGTGTCATGGCGACCGGCAGCGAGAGAAAGGGGCAGATCGGTATTCTGTCGCGTTCGGCCTCGTTGACAAGCGAAGTCATTGCGCAGGTCAGCGCTGTGGGGTTGGGTCAGTCCACGACAGTTGGGATTGGTGGCGATGCCATTCACGGCCTCAGTATGCGTGACTGCATGCAGCTTTTTCTTGCCGACCGCGATACGCATGGCGTCATTGTTATCGGTGAGATTGGTGGATCAGAGGAGCAGGAACTCGCGGACTTATTGATTGACCTCAAGCCTGATATTCCGATTGTCGGGCTGGTGGTCGGTCGCCATGCACCAACGGAACGCCGCATGGGTCACGCCGGAGCCTTTGCGCAAAGCGCTGCCAATGATGCACAAAGTAAGATCAATGCCCTTCAAGAGGCTGGTGTCATCATTGCCAAAAGCCCGCATCTGGTGGGCCAAACCATACGCGAGGCTATGGCCGTTTCTGTTTGA